A DNA window from Aminipila luticellarii contains the following coding sequences:
- a CDS encoding stage V sporulation T C-terminal domain-containing protein, producing MKATGIVRRIDDLGRVVIPKEIRRVLRIREGDPLEIYTSKDGEVILKKYSPINELSQFAGEYAETASSVLGSTVVVSDTDQIIAVSGGMKKDLLDKKIDHELDRIIQSKNRLTEQNKIVVPIISQGDSIGSITILPKDDKVLGDAELKAAEIGATFLARQMES from the coding sequence ATGAAAGCAACAGGCATAGTTAGAAGGATAGACGACCTCGGCAGAGTTGTTATACCAAAGGAAATAAGAAGAGTCCTCAGAATCCGGGAGGGAGATCCTCTTGAAATTTATACCAGCAAAGACGGCGAAGTAATATTGAAGAAATATTCTCCTATTAACGAGCTTAGCCAATTTGCAGGTGAATATGCAGAAACAGCATCTAGCGTTTTGGGGAGCACCGTTGTTGTATCTGATACGGACCAGATCATCGCTGTATCAGGCGGGATGAAGAAAGATTTGTTAGACAAAAAGATTGATCATGAATTAGATCGAATTATTCAAAGTAAAAACAGATTAACAGAGCAAAACAAAATCGTTGTACCTATTATCTCTCAGGGAGATTCCATAGGCTCCATTACCATATTGCCAAAAGACGATAAAGTATTAGGCGATGCGGAACTGAAAGCCGCTGAAATCGGTGCAACCTTCCTTGCACGTCAAATGGAAAGCTGA
- a CDS encoding amidohydrolase has translation MIFTNISILDENMQLQENMYVGIKNEKIDYIGKEMPFTDYGESYPGKGKLLMSGFYNTHAHSPMTLLRGYGENLALQAWLNERIFPFEAKLDGNAVYWGTMLAMAESLRFGIVSTTDMYYFCEDMVKAIEQAGTKDNVGRGVTNFTDSDLYSLESFSEMKALYGNYHNTAGGRIKIDMSLHAEYTSNPKTVQQMAAYTKAIGANMHVHVSETKLEHEECKARHNGMTPIQYFNDLGLLDSKTTAAHCVWVEPEDMDIMKEKGVTVASNPISNLKLASGVCNVPELLKRGINVSIGTDSVSSNNSLDFIEEMKIFAISSKEKYQDPTAVTPTETLYAATRAGALSQGREDCGKLAVGYKADVIVLDIMKPNFVPVHDMVNNIVYSACGGDVVLTMVDGKVLYKDGVYTTIDLEKTMFETNKATKNIISQL, from the coding sequence ATGATTTTTACAAATATATCAATTTTAGATGAAAATATGCAGTTACAGGAAAATATGTATGTAGGAATAAAAAATGAAAAAATCGATTATATTGGTAAGGAGATGCCATTTACGGATTATGGAGAAAGCTATCCCGGAAAAGGAAAGCTTTTGATGAGCGGATTTTATAATACTCATGCTCATTCTCCGATGACCCTGCTCAGAGGATATGGTGAAAATCTGGCCTTGCAAGCATGGCTGAATGAAAGAATTTTTCCTTTTGAAGCTAAATTAGACGGCAACGCCGTTTATTGGGGAACCATGTTGGCTATGGCTGAATCGCTTCGATTCGGCATTGTATCAACTACAGATATGTACTATTTTTGTGAAGACATGGTAAAAGCCATAGAACAGGCCGGAACAAAAGACAATGTGGGCAGAGGGGTTACCAATTTTACGGATTCCGATTTATACTCTCTGGAAAGCTTTTCGGAAATGAAAGCTTTGTATGGAAACTATCATAATACAGCCGGCGGAAGAATAAAAATTGACATGAGCCTGCATGCAGAATATACCTCCAATCCAAAGACGGTTCAGCAAATGGCAGCCTATACAAAGGCTATCGGAGCCAATATGCACGTACATGTCTCAGAAACGAAATTGGAGCATGAAGAATGTAAGGCAAGGCATAACGGCATGACGCCTATACAGTACTTCAATGATCTGGGTCTGCTGGATTCCAAGACAACGGCGGCGCATTGCGTCTGGGTGGAGCCGGAGGATATGGATATCATGAAAGAAAAAGGCGTTACAGTGGCAAGTAATCCAATCAGCAATTTGAAATTAGCCAGCGGTGTCTGCAACGTTCCCGAATTGCTGAAAAGGGGAATCAATGTTTCCATAGGAACGGACAGTGTTTCCAGCAATAACAGTTTAGATTTTATTGAAGAAATGAAGATTTTTGCAATTTCTTCTAAGGAAAAGTATCAAGACCCGACGGCTGTCACACCGACAGAAACTCTTTATGCAGCCACAAGAGCAGGTGCTCTGTCGCAGGGAAGAGAAGATTGCGGAAAGCTGGCTGTGGGATATAAAGCCGATGTGATCGTTCTGGATATTATGAAACCAAACTTTGTGCCTGTTCACGATATGGTAAATAATATCGTATATTCCGCCTGTGGGGGAGATGTTGTGTTGACAATGGTCGATGGAAAGGTACTGTATAAAGATGGAGTATACACCACTATAGACCTTGAAAAGACAATGTTTGAGACGAATAAGGCAACGAAGAATATAATAAGTCAGCTATAA
- a CDS encoding putative polysaccharide biosynthesis protein, giving the protein MAKKSFVQGAVILGIAGIIIKVLGAFFRIPLANLIGSEGMGYYQTAYPIYVLFLTLATAGIPIAISRMVSERIAVDDYYEAHKVFRVSFILLFCIGIVSAAICFFGAGLLVGTMGNPGAKLAMMAIAPALLFVPMQAAYRGYFQGMQDMKLTAVSQVTEQFCRVVVGLFLAYFLVKFGREYAAAGASFGATAGAIGGVLTVVIIYLYKRGSLEHNIQRTKRSSSESSSSILAKIFMIAIPVTIGAAIMPIMNAIDVGIVMRRLQATGWTYAAANSMYGQLTGMAGPLINFPQVLTQAVAMSLVPAVAAAHKQKDMHFLRENVQMGLRMAIIIGLPCAFGLMALSEPIMLLLYPMQRESAMNAAPCLFIMAIGVIFLSTVQTLTGVLQGVGKQMIPVRNLFIGAIMKVIITYTLTGVEQINVKGAAIGTVAAYMIAATLNVMAVKKYTGAKFDFMLTYVKPTISTLFMAAAAVFVHRVLFGMVGNALATLMAVCVAGAVYCVMLFVTKSVKREEIVHMPKGKTLLNIMDKFKR; this is encoded by the coding sequence ATGGCAAAAAAATCCTTTGTTCAAGGTGCCGTAATCCTTGGTATTGCGGGTATAATAATAAAAGTGTTAGGGGCATTCTTCAGAATTCCTTTGGCTAATTTAATAGGATCTGAGGGTATGGGATATTACCAGACTGCATATCCTATATATGTTCTGTTTTTAACCCTGGCAACTGCGGGCATTCCCATCGCTATTTCAAGAATGGTTTCGGAGAGGATTGCCGTCGATGATTATTATGAGGCTCATAAAGTTTTTCGGGTTTCTTTTATTCTGCTTTTTTGTATCGGAATTGTTTCCGCCGCCATATGTTTTTTTGGTGCCGGTCTTCTGGTAGGAACCATGGGAAATCCCGGTGCTAAACTGGCTATGATGGCTATCGCTCCGGCTTTGCTGTTTGTCCCGATGCAGGCTGCATACCGCGGATATTTTCAAGGAATGCAGGATATGAAGCTAACGGCAGTGTCTCAAGTTACAGAACAGTTCTGCCGAGTAGTTGTCGGCTTGTTTTTAGCCTATTTTCTTGTGAAATTCGGAAGAGAATATGCTGCGGCAGGAGCCTCTTTTGGAGCCACGGCAGGCGCCATCGGAGGTGTTCTGACAGTCGTAATCATTTATTTATATAAAAGAGGTTCTTTAGAGCATAACATCCAGAGGACGAAGAGAAGCAGCAGTGAGAGCAGCAGCAGTATTTTAGCAAAAATCTTTATGATCGCCATTCCGGTTACCATTGGTGCAGCCATTATGCCGATTATGAATGCAATCGACGTGGGCATCGTCATGCGCCGGCTGCAAGCCACGGGGTGGACGTATGCAGCGGCTAACAGCATGTATGGTCAGCTTACCGGCATGGCAGGACCGCTCATTAATTTTCCGCAGGTTTTAACTCAGGCTGTAGCCATGAGTCTGGTTCCGGCGGTAGCTGCGGCTCATAAGCAGAAGGATATGCATTTTCTTCGTGAAAACGTTCAAATGGGACTTAGAATGGCTATTATTATCGGATTGCCGTGTGCCTTTGGGCTGATGGCTCTGTCTGAGCCCATCATGCTGCTTCTTTACCCAATGCAGAGAGAAAGTGCCATGAATGCCGCACCATGCCTGTTTATTATGGCCATTGGGGTGATCTTCTTATCTACCGTGCAGACCTTGACCGGCGTACTGCAAGGCGTAGGAAAGCAAATGATCCCTGTAAGGAATCTGTTCATTGGGGCAATAATGAAAGTCATTATTACTTATACATTAACTGGAGTCGAACAGATCAACGTAAAGGGCGCGGCCATTGGAACTGTTGCAGCTTATATGATTGCGGCGACGTTGAATGTAATGGCTGTTAAAAAGTACACCGGAGCAAAATTTGACTTTATGCTCACCTATGTAAAACCAACGATTTCCACCTTATTTATGGCAGCTGCCGCTGTGTTTGTTCATCGTGTCCTATTTGGTATGGTGGGAAATGCCTTAGCTACATTAATGGCTGTCTGCGTAGCAGGTGCGGTTTATTGTGTGATGCTTTTTGTCACAAAGTCTGTTAAGAGGGAAGAAATTGTTCATATGCCTAAGGGAAAGACCTTACTTAACATAATGGATAAGTTTAAGCGATAA
- the mazG gene encoding nucleoside triphosphate pyrophosphohydrolase, whose product MEQKQEILEEYKHLYEKAATEGEAVVRLIEIIKILRKECPWDREQTHESLRKCMIEEAYEAVEAINNDDVDNLEEELGDVLLQVIFHSRLAEEENKFNFVTVVNRECEKMLRRHPHVFLKETIKTIDKVIEKWENVKRNEKGITDCKSRLENVPRALPALMRSCKVQAKAAEVGFDWDDVKCAFHKIREETEELKEVYDRDDKDGITEELGDLLFSVVNVARFLKVDPEEALNLTSDKFIRRFSFIEDTARARKVSLEDMSLKEMDKLWDMAKMLEKKPNAD is encoded by the coding sequence ATGGAACAAAAACAAGAGATTTTGGAAGAATATAAGCACTTATATGAGAAAGCGGCAACTGAAGGAGAAGCCGTTGTACGTTTAATTGAAATTATTAAGATTTTAAGAAAAGAATGTCCGTGGGATAGAGAGCAGACGCATGAAAGCCTTAGAAAATGCATGATAGAAGAGGCTTATGAGGCGGTTGAGGCCATTAATAATGACGATGTGGATAATCTGGAGGAGGAATTAGGAGATGTTCTCCTTCAAGTGATTTTCCACAGTAGATTGGCAGAAGAAGAAAATAAATTTAATTTTGTGACGGTTGTCAATAGAGAATGCGAAAAAATGCTTAGAAGACATCCACATGTTTTTTTGAAAGAAACCATTAAAACTATTGACAAAGTCATTGAAAAATGGGAAAATGTGAAAAGAAATGAGAAGGGGATCACAGACTGCAAGTCAAGGCTTGAGAATGTTCCAAGAGCATTGCCTGCTTTGATGCGTAGTTGTAAGGTTCAAGCCAAAGCGGCGGAAGTCGGTTTTGACTGGGATGATGTGAAATGCGCTTTTCACAAAATAAGAGAAGAGACTGAAGAACTAAAAGAGGTTTATGACAGGGATGATAAGGACGGCATTACGGAGGAACTGGGCGATTTGCTTTTTTCAGTTGTTAATGTTGCTCGATTTCTAAAGGTAGACCCGGAAGAGGCGTTAAATCTTACTTCCGATAAGTTTATTAGGAGGTTTAGCTTTATTGAAGACACAGCCAGGGCTCGTAAAGTTTCACTTGAGGACATGTCTTTGAAAGAGATGGACAAGCTGTGGGATATGGCAAAGATGTTAGAGAAAAAGCCTAATGCTGATTAA
- a CDS encoding HU family DNA-binding protein: protein MNKAELVASVAEKTGFTKKDAETAVNAFVASVEEALVKDEKVQLIGFGTFETRQRKARQGRNPRKPGETIEIAAAKAPVFKAGKALKDAVNK from the coding sequence ATGAACAAAGCTGAGTTAGTTGCTAGCGTAGCAGAAAAAACAGGTTTTACAAAGAAGGATGCTGAAACAGCAGTAAATGCATTTGTTGCAAGTGTTGAAGAGGCATTGGTAAAGGATGAAAAGGTACAGTTAATTGGATTTGGTACTTTTGAAACTCGTCAGAGAAAGGCAAGACAGGGAAGAAATCCTAGAAAGCCTGGAGAAACTATTGAAATCGCTGCAGCAAAGGCTCCTGTCTTTAAAGCTGGAAAAGCACTTAAGGACGCTGTAAACAAATAA
- a CDS encoding RNA-binding S4 domain-containing protein, whose amino-acid sequence MRIDKFLKNSRLIKRRTIAKEACDQERITINDKIAKAGSEVKPGDIIHIQFGNSSIKARVLVLSESCKKEDAASMYEIIQ is encoded by the coding sequence ATGAGAATTGATAAATTTCTAAAAAATTCCAGATTAATTAAACGAAGGACGATTGCAAAAGAAGCCTGCGATCAGGAACGCATTACCATCAATGATAAAATCGCAAAGGCGGGAAGTGAAGTAAAGCCCGGTGACATCATTCACATTCAATTTGGTAACAGTTCCATAAAGGCGAGAGTTCTTGTTCTGTCGGAATCTTGTAAAAAAGAAGATGCGGCATCTATGTATGAAATCATTCAGTAA
- a CDS encoding folate family ECF transporter S component: protein MQNNSKIRQLIIMGLFIALEIILTRFCSINTPILRLGFGFLPVAMLGILFGPLWSGMAYALGDLIGMMIFPTGAYFPGFTLTAFLTGATFGIILYKKNITYQRAFLASLLVCCLWNLGLDTFWLYIMTGKGILVLLPARLIKIAFAIPVQTLLIPLVWNKYLKKVI, encoded by the coding sequence ATGCAAAATAACTCAAAAATCAGACAACTTATCATAATGGGTCTGTTTATTGCTCTGGAAATCATCTTAACCAGATTCTGTTCCATAAACACCCCTATTCTAAGACTGGGGTTTGGCTTTCTGCCGGTTGCTATGCTAGGTATCCTGTTTGGTCCTCTTTGGTCCGGAATGGCCTATGCACTGGGAGATCTGATCGGCATGATGATTTTTCCCACCGGCGCATATTTCCCAGGCTTCACCCTGACAGCATTTTTAACCGGTGCCACCTTCGGCATCATCCTGTACAAAAAAAATATTACATATCAGCGTGCTTTCCTCGCTTCCCTGTTGGTCTGCTGCCTTTGGAATCTAGGTCTGGATACTTTTTGGCTATACATCATGACAGGAAAAGGCATCCTGGTATTGTTACCCGCAAGACTTATTAAAATAGCTTTTGCCATACCGGTTCAAACACTTCTGATTCCGTTAGTGTGGAATAAGTATCTAAAAAAAGTCATCTGA
- a CDS encoding DUF4363 family protein: MRSFLISLSCLLLLVGSCLLYTNYSDNKIHEFTDTIEQDILADVEDGNWEQAKDRFNKFEDDWHDYKKIACFFFSTDKLNAADYSIARAKYYIICEDDSNSSGELSCLKEQLKFLHDNETFSLSNLF, translated from the coding sequence ATGAGGTCTTTCCTTATCTCTTTATCCTGTCTTCTCCTGTTAGTAGGTTCCTGCCTGCTTTATACGAATTATTCGGACAATAAGATTCATGAATTTACAGATACCATAGAGCAGGATATTTTAGCAGATGTGGAAGATGGTAATTGGGAACAGGCAAAAGACAGATTCAATAAATTTGAAGATGACTGGCATGATTATAAAAAAATTGCCTGCTTCTTTTTCAGTACGGATAAGCTCAATGCTGCCGATTATTCCATTGCGCGGGCAAAATATTATATTATATGCGAAGATGATTCCAATTCCTCCGGAGAATTGTCTTGTTTGAAAGAGCAGCTGAAGTTCCTTCATGATAATGAAACTTTTTCTCTGTCCAACCTCTTTTAG
- a CDS encoding DUF421 domain-containing protein — protein MTIILIRTGILYLMVLFAIRIMGKSELSKLSPFQMVILFMIAELASLPIEDTNLSLINGTIAIFTLLFLQVTISYLSLKCEWFKNFINGRPSILIEDGAINELELKRLRININDLTEQLRLKNSPSLSDVAYAVIESNGDLSVIPKPDKRPLTPSDMGIVKPKEIMPLVLICDGFLYKSNLNKVGWDEDYLKSLLLPMKIVSYKEVLMAFCDEQKQLHVYQPSKDGKISVEVII, from the coding sequence TTGACTATAATATTAATAAGAACCGGAATTTTATATTTAATGGTTCTGTTTGCAATTCGCATCATGGGTAAATCGGAGCTTTCAAAACTCTCACCGTTTCAAATGGTCATTCTCTTCATGATAGCTGAACTGGCATCGCTGCCGATTGAGGATACGAATTTATCTTTAATTAATGGCACTATTGCGATTTTTACGCTGCTATTCCTTCAAGTTACTATTTCTTACTTATCTTTAAAGTGCGAATGGTTTAAAAACTTTATCAATGGTAGGCCAAGTATATTAATAGAGGATGGAGCGATTAATGAACTGGAATTAAAAAGGCTGCGAATCAATATTAATGATTTGACGGAGCAACTAAGATTGAAAAACTCTCCTTCTCTGTCCGATGTAGCCTATGCTGTGATCGAATCCAACGGGGATCTATCGGTTATTCCCAAACCAGATAAAAGACCTCTTACCCCTAGTGATATGGGAATCGTTAAACCAAAAGAAATCATGCCTTTGGTGTTAATATGTGACGGATTCTTATACAAAAGCAACCTCAATAAAGTAGGTTGGGACGAGGACTATTTAAAATCTCTTTTGCTCCCTATGAAAATAGTTTCTTACAAAGAAGTCTTAATGGCGTTCTGTGATGAGCAGAAACAGCTTCATGTATACCAACCTTCAAAAGACGGGAAAATTTCCGTGGAGGTGATTATATGA
- a CDS encoding RrF2 family transcriptional regulator, whose translation MEGTNLLITRETDYALRILRALADGEQLTSGEICQREVLPQTFVYKILKKLNRAGLVHITRGAEGGCKLSADLREVSLYDLMNIIEAKKPISSCMEEGYSCAWRQKSGSPCKVHGNLTKIQKILDEQLKSYSIYRILFEE comes from the coding sequence GTGGAGGGGACGAATCTGCTGATTACAAGAGAAACAGATTATGCTTTGAGGATATTAAGGGCACTGGCAGACGGAGAGCAGCTTACGTCGGGTGAAATATGCCAAAGAGAGGTATTGCCTCAAACTTTTGTATATAAAATTTTAAAAAAATTAAATAGGGCGGGTCTTGTTCATATAACAAGGGGTGCAGAAGGTGGATGTAAACTTTCCGCAGATTTAAGAGAGGTGAGCTTATACGACTTGATGAATATTATTGAGGCTAAAAAGCCTATAAGCAGTTGTATGGAAGAAGGCTATTCTTGTGCATGGAGACAGAAATCCGGCTCGCCGTGTAAGGTACACGGCAATCTTACTAAAATACAAAAGATTTTAGATGAACAACTGAAGTCTTATAGTATTTATAGAATCTTGTTTGAAGAATAG
- a CDS encoding acyl-CoA dehydrogenase family protein, with translation MLFKTTEEHEALRARIREFAETELKPQTFLLDKENAFPTEIVKQLGKMGILGIPYPKEYGGMGLDIISYAIAVEELARVDGGTGVILSAHVSLGSWPIFAYGTEEQKQKYLIPLAKGEKLGAFGLTEPNAGSDAGGTETTAVLEGDHYILNGGKIFITNADKAETYVIFAVTTPDIGTRGISAFIVEKGWEGFTFGDHYDKMGIRSSSTAELIFNDVKVPKENLLGQEGQGFKIAMSTLDGGRIGIASQALGIAQGAYENALEYSKERIQFGKPICQQQSISFKLADMATKLRTSRLLIYSAADLKEHHEPYGLESAMAKQYASDRCLEIVNDALQIFGGNGYLKGMEVERAYRDAKICTIYEGTNEIQRVVIASHIIGKMPKEETAPGPKKGALTGVRKKLILKEGTAKERVDALVESLKADGYDFTVGIDIDTPISKAERVVSAGKGIGSKENMELIKALAVQAGAAVGSSRPVAETLKYVPLNRYVGMSGQKFNGNLYIACGISGAGQHLKGIKDATTIVAINNNANAPIFKNCDYGIVGDVLEILPLLTAALDNGEPKKPAPPMKKMKRSIPKNTAPAWKTYVCSGCGYEYNPAVGDPENDIRPGTTFDALPEEWICPDCGEAKDSFIEV, from the coding sequence ATGTTGTTTAAAACTACAGAAGAGCACGAAGCTTTACGTGCGAGAATCAGAGAATTTGCAGAAACCGAATTAAAGCCACAAACTTTTCTGCTGGACAAGGAAAATGCATTTCCGACAGAAATTGTTAAGCAGTTAGGAAAAATGGGAATCTTAGGGATACCTTATCCAAAAGAATATGGGGGCATGGGACTGGATATTATCAGCTATGCTATAGCTGTTGAAGAATTGGCAAGAGTGGACGGCGGTACAGGCGTTATCCTTTCTGCTCATGTTTCTTTAGGCTCATGGCCTATTTTTGCATACGGCACAGAAGAGCAAAAACAAAAATATTTGATTCCGTTAGCGAAAGGAGAGAAATTAGGAGCCTTCGGTCTTACAGAACCAAACGCAGGAAGCGATGCAGGCGGAACTGAAACCACTGCAGTTCTGGAAGGAGATCATTACATATTAAACGGTGGTAAGATCTTTATTACAAATGCAGATAAAGCGGAAACCTATGTTATTTTTGCTGTTACAACACCAGATATTGGTACGAGAGGAATCAGTGCTTTTATAGTTGAAAAAGGCTGGGAGGGCTTTACCTTCGGTGACCATTACGATAAAATGGGAATTAGATCCTCTTCTACGGCAGAACTGATTTTCAATGATGTAAAAGTTCCAAAAGAAAATCTATTGGGACAAGAGGGGCAGGGATTTAAGATTGCTATGTCTACCTTAGATGGCGGACGTATCGGAATTGCTTCTCAGGCGTTAGGCATTGCACAGGGAGCATATGAAAATGCTCTGGAATATTCCAAGGAACGTATTCAGTTTGGGAAACCAATCTGCCAGCAGCAGTCGATTTCCTTTAAACTGGCAGATATGGCAACTAAGCTTCGCACATCAAGGCTGCTGATTTATAGTGCCGCAGATCTTAAAGAACATCACGAACCTTATGGCTTGGAGTCTGCTATGGCCAAACAATACGCTTCAGATCGATGTCTTGAAATTGTAAATGACGCATTGCAGATTTTCGGAGGGAATGGTTACCTTAAAGGTATGGAGGTTGAACGTGCATATCGTGATGCAAAGATTTGTACTATTTATGAGGGAACAAATGAAATTCAGCGAGTTGTTATAGCTTCCCATATTATTGGAAAGATGCCAAAGGAAGAAACTGCTCCAGGCCCTAAAAAAGGAGCACTTACCGGTGTTCGAAAAAAGCTGATTTTAAAAGAAGGAACAGCAAAAGAGCGGGTTGACGCTTTGGTAGAGTCTTTAAAAGCGGATGGATATGATTTCACTGTAGGAATTGATATAGATACTCCGATTTCAAAAGCCGAAAGAGTAGTCAGTGCAGGAAAAGGAATCGGAAGCAAAGAGAATATGGAATTGATTAAAGCATTGGCTGTACAGGCGGGAGCAGCTGTAGGCTCTTCACGTCCTGTAGCTGAGACGCTGAAGTATGTGCCTTTAAATCGTTATGTTGGAATGTCTGGACAGAAATTTAACGGAAATCTTTATATTGCATGTGGAATTTCCGGGGCCGGTCAGCATTTAAAAGGAATTAAAGATGCGACGACCATAGTCGCCATCAATAACAATGCCAATGCACCTATTTTCAAGAATTGTGATTACGGTATTGTAGGAGACGTATTGGAAATATTACCGCTTTTGACGGCAGCTTTGGACAATGGCGAACCGAAAAAGCCAGCCCCTCCTATGAAAAAAATGAAGAGATCTATTCCTAAAAACACTGCGCCTGCATGGAAAACATATGTATGCAGCGGTTGCGGATATGAATATAATCCAGCTGTGGGAGATCCGGAAAATGATATAAGACCGGGGACAACTTTTGATGCACTTCCGGAAGAATGGATATGTCCGGACTGCGGAGAGGCAAAAGACAGTTTTATAGAAGTCTGA
- a CDS encoding FprA family A-type flavoprotein, whose translation MYCVRKVTDNLYWVGANEHRLELFENIHPIPKGVSYNSYLLLDKQTVLFDTVDWAVCRQFLENVEHVLAGRTLDYLVINHLEPDHGASIEEIILRYPKVKIISNEKAFMMMRQFAFPIDGRIEEVKEGDTKSFGKHTVTFVAAPMVHWPEVMVTFDTTNGVLFSADAFGSFGALDGKLFNDEVNFDRDWIDDARRYYTNIVGKYGPHVQSLLKKASGIDIKIICPLHGPVWRSDLGYFIDKYDKWSRYEPEEKGVVIVYASMYGNTESAATALATKLVEQGVTNVSMYDASKTHVSTLISETFRVSHVVLASVTYNLGIYPPMHNYLMDMKALNLQNRTIAIVENGSWACKSGTLMQEFLENEMKKMTVLDDRLTLNSAMNEDKLPDMDTLVDSIIESMK comes from the coding sequence ATGTATTGTGTTAGAAAAGTAACGGATAATCTTTATTGGGTCGGTGCTAATGAGCATCGTTTGGAACTCTTTGAAAATATTCATCCGATTCCAAAAGGCGTATCCTATAATTCATACCTGCTTCTTGACAAACAGACTGTTCTGTTTGATACGGTAGATTGGGCAGTTTGCCGGCAATTTTTAGAAAATGTAGAGCATGTTTTGGCAGGAAGAACATTAGACTATTTAGTAATAAATCATTTGGAGCCGGATCATGGGGCATCCATAGAGGAAATAATACTTCGTTACCCAAAAGTCAAGATTATAAGTAATGAAAAAGCATTTATGATGATGAGGCAATTTGCTTTTCCTATCGATGGCAGAATAGAAGAAGTAAAAGAGGGAGATACCAAAAGTTTTGGGAAACATACGGTGACATTTGTAGCAGCCCCTATGGTTCACTGGCCAGAAGTCATGGTCACTTTTGATACCACCAATGGTGTCCTGTTTTCAGCAGACGCCTTTGGATCTTTTGGAGCTTTAGACGGAAAGCTGTTTAATGATGAAGTGAATTTCGACCGGGATTGGATTGATGATGCCAGACGATATTATACCAACATTGTAGGGAAATACGGTCCTCATGTACAGTCCCTGCTGAAAAAGGCTTCCGGAATAGATATAAAAATCATATGTCCGCTGCACGGTCCTGTTTGGAGAAGCGATTTAGGTTATTTTATTGATAAATATGACAAGTGGAGTCGATATGAGCCGGAAGAAAAAGGAGTCGTGATCGTTTATGCATCTATGTATGGCAATACGGAAAGCGCTGCAACGGCTCTTGCCACTAAGCTCGTGGAGCAGGGAGTAACGAATGTCTCCATGTATGATGCATCCAAAACACATGTTTCAACCTTAATTTCAGAAACCTTCCGAGTGAGCCATGTGGTTTTAGCTTCTGTGACTTACAATTTGGGAATATATCCTCCTATGCACAATTATCTTATGGATATGAAAGCCTTAAACCTCCAGAATCGTACCATAGCCATAGTAGAGAATGGATCTTGGGCATGCAAATCCGGGACATTGATGCAGGAGTTTTTAGAAAATGAGATGAAGAAGATGACTGTGCTGGATGATAGACTTACATTGAATTCAGCTATGAATGAGGATAAACTTCCGGATATGGATACTCTTGTAGACAGTATTATAGAATCTATGAAGTAA